One genomic window of Myxococcaceae bacterium includes the following:
- a CDS encoding threonine--tRNA ligase yields the protein MHAQDTLCHSAEHVLAAAVIHLYQGAQITMGPKDHSDGFYYDIDIGRPVTPEDLEKIEAEMARIIQANTPFEKSEITKAEAYPLFEKLGQRYKKEILDWIPSDTVTLYKNDDFVDLCRGPHLDHAGQIGAFKLTGVSGSYWRADKNREMLQRVSGVAFATQAQLDEHFRRLEEAKKRDHRKLGPALELFSISDPLIGPGLVTWLPKGARIRIAIEDYLRDMHFKHGYEMVFSPHIAKSDLWKTSGHWEFYRDSMFSPMDVDGQEYVLKPMNCPFHILTYQNKPRSYRELPFRYAEFGTVYRYELAGVMHGLMRVRGFTQDDAHLFCRWDQIDEELDRVIGFVITILRKFGFSKFEVNLSTRPEKYVGELDQWDKAESSLKQAIERHHLTYQVDEGGGAFYGPKIDIKLRDCLDRLWQCSTVQLDFNNPERFHLSFVNSEGKEEQPVMIHRALLGSLERFMGILIEEHAGALPFWLAPEQIRILSIADRHLDYARKLESTLMNAGYRVKTPTNSDKLGAKIRDAQMAKVPLMLVVGDKEVEQQGANVRTRLGEDLGFKTPEQLLSLCSNQ from the coding sequence ATGCACGCCCAGGATACCCTTTGCCATAGCGCCGAACACGTTCTTGCTGCTGCCGTTATTCACTTGTATCAAGGCGCTCAGATTACGATGGGCCCTAAGGACCATAGCGATGGTTTTTATTACGACATTGATATTGGCAGACCCGTAACACCGGAAGACTTGGAAAAAATCGAAGCAGAAATGGCTCGAATCATCCAAGCCAATACGCCTTTCGAAAAATCCGAAATCACGAAAGCAGAAGCTTACCCTTTGTTTGAAAAGCTCGGCCAACGTTACAAAAAAGAGATCCTGGACTGGATCCCGAGCGATACGGTCACTCTTTACAAAAACGATGATTTTGTTGATTTGTGTCGAGGACCTCACCTGGATCATGCGGGTCAAATCGGCGCTTTTAAGCTCACGGGTGTCTCGGGATCTTATTGGCGAGCCGATAAGAACCGAGAAATGCTCCAACGCGTTTCAGGTGTTGCTTTTGCGACGCAAGCACAGCTCGATGAGCACTTTCGTCGCTTAGAAGAAGCGAAAAAACGAGACCATCGAAAACTGGGACCTGCTTTGGAGCTTTTCTCCATCTCAGATCCCTTGATTGGACCGGGGTTGGTGACTTGGCTGCCAAAAGGTGCCCGCATCCGCATTGCAATCGAAGATTACTTGCGTGACATGCATTTTAAGCATGGCTATGAAATGGTCTTTTCACCTCATATCGCCAAATCCGATCTTTGGAAAACTTCGGGCCATTGGGAATTTTATCGAGATAGCATGTTTTCACCGATGGACGTGGATGGGCAAGAATATGTTTTGAAGCCCATGAACTGCCCTTTTCACATCTTAACTTACCAAAATAAACCTCGAAGCTATCGCGAGCTCCCCTTTCGCTACGCTGAATTTGGAACTGTCTATCGCTACGAACTCGCGGGTGTGATGCACGGGTTGATGCGTGTACGCGGTTTCACCCAAGACGATGCGCATCTTTTCTGTCGCTGGGATCAAATTGATGAAGAGCTAGACCGTGTTATCGGTTTCGTGATCACCATCCTACGCAAGTTTGGGTTTTCCAAATTTGAAGTCAACCTATCGACCCGCCCAGAAAAGTACGTTGGCGAACTCGATCAGTGGGACAAAGCCGAAAGCAGTCTGAAACAAGCCATTGAACGCCATCATCTAACTTACCAAGTCGATGAAGGCGGAGGGGCTTTCTATGGTCCCAAAATTGACATCAAGCTTCGAGACTGCCTAGACCGACTCTGGCAGTGTTCGACCGTTCAGCTGGACTTTAATAATCCTGAGCGTTTTCATCTTAGTTTCGTGAACTCCGAAGGCAAAGAAGAACAGCCGGTGATGATCCACCGCGCATTGCTTGGCTCTCTGGAACGCTTCATGGGAATCTTGATCGAAGAACACGCAGGCGCTCTGCCCTTTTGGCTTGCTCCAGAGCAAATTCGCATCTTAAGCATTGCGGATCGCCATTTAGACTACGCTCGCAAACTGGAAAGCACGCTCATGAACGCGGGTTATCGAGTCAAAACACCCACCAACAGCGATAAATTGGGAGCCAAAATACGAGATGCTCAGATGGCCAAAGTGCCGCTCATGCTGGTGGTTGGGGACAAAGAAGTCGAACAGCAAGGAGCCAATGTCCGAACGCGTTTGGGCGAAGATTTGGGTTTCAAGACCCCTGAGCAGCTTCTCAGTCTTTGCTCCAACCAATAA
- a CDS encoding dual specificity protein phosphatase family protein, which translates to MMTDLFPTRPRDSLDILPEFSISEEKSDQTIPAPDAPDLERAPRAYFQRALFGRKLLVGLAESLRKPWDWLKRLRGQESEIGEPGKRFSWFNRIQIPHSSESKKLYLGAIPDRIAQRKIPSNALFVSILQPFEAEHMDPLTRSFRRVVRSKDNVGMKPSEIQQGVLALDAAMKSNPNFPVYLHCKSGVGRSATVLAAYLVKHQNLSLEEAISLVQRDRPDAQLRGWFGVDTKHTVALREWSRIQDQLADLKRFLLFSKQDEAVLSDEMQRDSRVCDLIHDFNRGVLSETELSRVLLLAQSVPAISQAMMARISTPPILIDSIQVGQMEEAQLDPRSKAYATKSFEIFDAGYQVATGWQSEPELKRWFEFSGAQKKSVRREISCSVLSHATESRRIAILRTLHLMLSVSNAERPALSLKEQNGCGEFVENYRKAIREAQREFIGWSKD; encoded by the coding sequence ATGATGACCGATTTATTTCCTACGCGTCCGCGAGACTCATTGGACATACTTCCTGAATTTTCGATTTCGGAGGAAAAATCGGATCAAACCATTCCAGCTCCAGATGCGCCTGATTTGGAGCGTGCGCCAAGAGCCTATTTTCAACGAGCGCTCTTTGGAAGAAAGCTTTTGGTTGGCTTGGCAGAAAGTTTACGCAAACCCTGGGATTGGCTAAAGCGTTTAAGGGGCCAAGAATCCGAGATTGGAGAGCCCGGAAAGCGCTTTTCCTGGTTTAATCGGATTCAAATTCCCCACTCTTCAGAATCGAAAAAACTGTACTTGGGCGCAATTCCAGATCGCATTGCTCAGAGAAAAATTCCATCCAATGCCCTCTTTGTATCGATTTTACAGCCCTTTGAAGCCGAACACATGGATCCTCTCACACGCTCGTTCCGCCGAGTTGTTCGCTCGAAAGATAACGTCGGAATGAAGCCAAGCGAAATTCAACAAGGAGTCCTAGCGCTTGATGCAGCAATGAAAAGCAATCCCAATTTTCCGGTTTACCTTCATTGCAAATCGGGTGTTGGACGCAGTGCCACTGTCCTCGCGGCTTATTTGGTGAAACACCAAAACCTTTCTTTAGAGGAAGCCATTTCTCTGGTTCAACGTGACCGACCGGATGCTCAACTGCGCGGTTGGTTTGGAGTGGATACGAAACATACGGTAGCTTTGCGAGAATGGAGCAGAATTCAGGATCAACTGGCTGATTTGAAAAGATTTTTACTCTTTTCAAAACAAGATGAAGCCGTGTTAAGCGACGAAATGCAGAGAGATTCCCGAGTCTGCGATCTGATACATGATTTTAATCGAGGTGTTTTGAGCGAAACGGAACTTTCAAGGGTACTCTTGTTGGCACAATCTGTACCAGCCATAAGCCAAGCCATGATGGCCCGTATATCGACGCCTCCTATTTTGATTGACTCCATTCAAGTGGGGCAGATGGAAGAGGCTCAGTTAGATCCTCGATCCAAGGCATATGCCACTAAAAGTTTCGAAATCTTTGACGCAGGCTATCAAGTCGCAACCGGATGGCAATCAGAGCCCGAATTGAAGCGCTGGTTTGAATTCAGCGGTGCTCAGAAAAAAAGCGTCCGAAGAGAGATCTCGTGCTCGGTTTTATCACATGCTACAGAAAGCAGGAGAATTGCAATCCTGCGCACCTTGCATTTGATGCTCAGTGTTTCGAACGCCGAAAGGCCTGCTTTAAGCTTGAAAGAGCAGAACGGTTGCGGTGAGTTTGTCGAAAACTACCGCAAAGCCATTCGAGAGGCGCAGCGCGAATTTATTGGTTGGAGCAAAGACTGA
- the nagZ gene encoding beta-N-acetylhexosaminidase: MSDLPLGRLFMFGFEGTSLPRQARDLLEKDQALGTILFKRNIDSREQLCDLNGSIPGLVSVDQEGGRVARLKGICREIPSMRELGLKAKKDPELPYKVGSEMGFELKELGFEIDFAPIMDVDTNPKNPIIGDRSFSRDPEEVARFGAGFIRGMQAAGVHACAKHFPGHGDTEVDSHLDLPVIMHERDRIERIELLPFQAAIEAKVACIMTAHILVPALDSRYPATLSSEVLTGILRQQMGYQGVIVSDDLEMHAVADRYSVRELVRLGLLAGVDLFLVCKELDKTRAAIDAAHDLVDTGQIPRERVWEALERVEKLRL, encoded by the coding sequence ATGAGTGATTTGCCATTAGGTCGGTTGTTTATGTTTGGTTTTGAGGGAACTTCCTTGCCCAGGCAGGCTCGGGATTTACTGGAAAAAGACCAAGCTTTGGGGACGATTCTATTTAAACGAAACATCGATTCCCGAGAGCAGCTTTGCGATCTAAACGGTTCGATTCCAGGCCTTGTTTCCGTGGATCAAGAAGGGGGGCGTGTGGCGCGCCTCAAAGGGATTTGTCGAGAGATTCCTTCGATGCGGGAATTGGGTTTGAAGGCGAAAAAAGATCCGGAACTGCCTTATAAAGTCGGCTCTGAAATGGGTTTTGAATTGAAAGAATTGGGTTTTGAGATCGATTTTGCTCCAATCATGGATGTCGATACAAATCCTAAAAATCCAATTATTGGAGATCGAAGTTTTAGCCGAGATCCAGAGGAAGTTGCTCGTTTTGGAGCTGGTTTTATTCGAGGTATGCAAGCTGCAGGAGTTCATGCTTGTGCCAAGCATTTTCCTGGCCATGGTGATACGGAGGTGGACAGTCATCTGGATTTGCCGGTGATTATGCACGAGCGAGATCGCATCGAGCGGATTGAGTTGTTGCCGTTTCAAGCTGCGATTGAGGCTAAAGTCGCTTGCATCATGACCGCTCACATTTTGGTGCCTGCGCTGGATTCTCGTTATCCTGCGACCTTAAGCTCCGAGGTGCTCACAGGAATTTTGCGTCAGCAGATGGGCTATCAGGGCGTCATCGTTTCAGACGATTTGGAAATGCATGCGGTAGCCGATCGTTATTCCGTTCGAGAGTTAGTGAGGTTAGGGCTCTTAGCTGGTGTTGATCTGTTTTTGGTTTGCAAAGAGTTAGACAAGACGCGTGCGGCAATCGATGCGGCTCATGACTTAGTGGATACGGGACAAATTCCGAGAGAGCGTGTTTGGGAAGCGCTTGAACGAGTCGAAAAGCTGCGGTTATGA
- the cdd gene encoding cytidine deaminase, with the protein MLPTKKLIAQAQEAREKAYAPYSHYRVGAALLLDNGSIIQGVNVENASYGATLCAERSAVASAVSQGFQTFKAIAIVTDSPHPAAPCGLCRQVLAEFAPTLPILLANIQGDVLETNLETLLPMQFTLK; encoded by the coding sequence ATGCTACCCACTAAAAAACTCATCGCTCAGGCTCAAGAAGCTCGAGAGAAAGCCTACGCTCCTTACTCACACTACCGAGTAGGGGCGGCTCTTCTTTTAGACAACGGGAGCATAATCCAGGGCGTCAACGTTGAAAACGCAAGCTATGGAGCGACTCTTTGCGCCGAGCGCTCGGCAGTTGCTTCTGCGGTTTCGCAAGGTTTTCAAACATTTAAGGCCATCGCCATTGTCACCGATTCCCCCCATCCAGCGGCTCCGTGTGGACTTTGTCGCCAGGTCCTAGCGGAATTCGCTCCGACACTTCCCATCCTCTTAGCCAACATACAAGGAGATGTTCTCGAAACCAATCTCGAAACGCTTCTTCCCATGCAGTTTACACTAAAATGA
- the ruvX gene encoding Holliday junction resolvase RuvX: MTRILAVDLGIKRTGIAVSDERHLTTRALPTRIPQSRLEDIEHLFSLCRDLEVKIVLIGYPLLPQSREEGPMAKRARGFFETMLRLNQQDLDILLVDETYTSLEAARRIGSRKPLDGESARILIETYLHEKDYTP, translated from the coding sequence ATGACCCGAATCTTGGCTGTCGATTTAGGCATCAAGCGAACCGGAATCGCGGTCAGCGATGAGCGACACTTGACGACTCGCGCTCTTCCAACGCGCATCCCCCAAAGCCGATTGGAAGATATCGAGCACTTATTTTCTTTGTGTCGCGATCTGGAAGTTAAAATCGTTCTGATTGGCTACCCACTGCTTCCACAATCCCGGGAAGAAGGCCCGATGGCTAAAAGAGCCCGAGGTTTTTTTGAAACCATGCTTCGTCTAAACCAACAAGATCTTGACATTCTTCTCGTCGACGAGACTTATACGTCGCTTGAAGCGGCTCGAAGGATCGGTTCACGCAAACCGTTGGATGGGGAATCTGCTCGAATCCTGATTGAGACCTATCTCCATGAAAAAGACTATACGCCTTAG
- the mltG gene encoding endolytic transglycosylase MltG, with protein sequence MKKTIRLSFLLSCVLSVFFLAICTYVQHWGHTKLNPQEIEVIIERGSSAHQIGRELKKSGAISSSFLFFAYLKLFTKDTQKLKSGDYLIPKDTTPKRIIYILSRGLQKEFRFTVPEGSNLSQIVEIIAKTKLATAEALQQALQNPLLLEELNIPNGLKGGIEGYLFPDTYVFQAGTLPITIFRHMNAELKKQFTPDMLERMKKLGFSFSEVLTFASLIEKETGHEAERPLIASVFYNRLRKGMKLQTDPTTIYGVERPKGRIRKKDLKNAHEYNTYLHAGLPPGPIASPGLAAIKAVLWPAKSSFLYFVSKGNGTHEFCADYTCHARAIGTWLTKASESPKDNQQPDP encoded by the coding sequence ATGAAAAAGACTATACGCCTTAGCTTCCTATTATCCTGCGTTCTCTCTGTATTTTTCCTGGCCATCTGCACTTACGTTCAGCACTGGGGACATACTAAGCTTAACCCCCAAGAAATCGAAGTCATTATTGAGCGAGGAAGCAGTGCACATCAAATCGGCAGAGAGCTGAAGAAGTCGGGCGCTATTTCAAGCTCATTTCTATTTTTTGCTTATCTGAAGCTCTTTACAAAGGACACTCAGAAGCTGAAAAGTGGCGACTATCTGATTCCGAAGGACACAACCCCCAAACGGATCATCTATATTTTATCGCGTGGCCTCCAAAAAGAATTTCGATTCACCGTTCCAGAAGGCTCAAACCTAAGCCAGATTGTTGAAATCATTGCAAAAACAAAACTGGCTACAGCCGAAGCCCTGCAACAAGCCCTGCAAAATCCCCTTTTATTAGAAGAACTCAATATTCCGAACGGATTAAAAGGCGGGATCGAAGGCTATCTCTTCCCAGACACCTACGTGTTTCAGGCAGGCACACTGCCCATCACCATCTTTCGGCACATGAACGCAGAGCTCAAGAAGCAATTCACACCTGACATGCTCGAACGCATGAAAAAGCTCGGGTTCAGTTTTAGCGAAGTACTCACCTTCGCTTCTCTCATCGAAAAAGAAACCGGGCACGAAGCGGAACGGCCTTTGATCGCCAGCGTATTCTATAACCGTCTTCGCAAAGGCATGAAACTCCAAACAGATCCCACCACGATTTACGGCGTTGAGCGTCCCAAAGGAAGGATTCGTAAAAAAGACCTTAAAAATGCTCACGAATACAACACTTATCTTCACGCTGGACTTCCACCAGGCCCCATCGCATCGCCTGGCTTAGCTGCCATTAAAGCGGTTCTTTGGCCTGCCAAAAGCTCTTTTCTCTATTTTGTCAGCAAAGGAAACGGAACTCACGAATTTTGCGCCGATTACACATGCCACGCACGCGCCATTGGAACGTGGTTGACCAAAGCCTCCGAATCCCCTAAGGACAACCAGCAACCTGACCCATAG
- the rpsD gene encoding 30S ribosomal protein S4: MARYRGPRLKIIRRLGTPLPGLMRTDPDLRRPYGPGQHGPTKRAKLSDYALRLREKQKVRFHYGLSEKQFQRYVAKAFGSKGNPGLTLLTSLERRLDSVLFRAGFAPTISAARQMARHGHVSVNGRRVDIPSYSLQVGDVIAPGENSKMKEAIQQNRQDPNNLAIPPYLTSIESSDQFKVAMVPAREDIPVIVNEQLIVEYYSGK, encoded by the coding sequence ATGGCACGTTATAGAGGACCTCGTTTAAAAATTATTCGCCGTCTCGGCACCCCGCTTCCAGGGCTCATGCGAACCGATCCGGATTTGCGTAGACCTTATGGTCCAGGTCAACATGGACCTACCAAGCGAGCCAAGCTCTCGGATTACGCTTTGCGTCTCAGAGAAAAACAAAAAGTTCGTTTTCACTATGGACTCAGCGAAAAGCAATTCCAACGTTACGTTGCCAAGGCTTTTGGCTCGAAAGGAAATCCAGGTTTGACCCTGTTGACCTCCCTAGAGCGCCGTTTGGACAGCGTTCTTTTCCGAGCAGGGTTTGCCCCAACGATTTCAGCAGCTCGCCAAATGGCACGCCACGGTCACGTCTCGGTGAACGGTCGCAGAGTCGACATCCCATCCTACTCTCTTCAAGTAGGCGATGTGATTGCTCCTGGTGAAAACTCCAAGATGAAAGAGGCCATTCAGCAAAATCGGCAAGATCCCAACAACCTCGCAATCCCGCCCTATCTCACTTCGATCGAAAGCAGCGATCAATTCAAAGTCGCCATGGTTCCTGCACGAGAAGATATCCCGGTGATTGTCAATGAGCAATTGATTGTGGAATACTACTCCGGGAAGTAG
- the tolQ gene encoding protein TolQ: MIPWIHQTSPVALVILALLLILSITSWSIILLKWFSLRKAEKNSSEFTDLFWKIRRFDQLFDESRHHENSPVARMFRQGYRELQLNELGLEQALRKAGRQELKQLESMVPFLATVGSTSPFIGLLGTVIGIMASFEQIGLRGSASLASVAPGISEALIATAAGLLAAIPAVMAYNHFSNQIRSIASEMDTFSNDFISLARHHASRP; this comes from the coding sequence ATGATTCCGTGGATCCATCAGACGAGCCCAGTAGCTTTGGTGATCTTGGCCCTTCTCCTTATCCTTTCGATAACGAGTTGGTCCATTATCCTCTTGAAGTGGTTTTCTTTACGAAAAGCCGAAAAGAACTCGTCTGAATTCACGGATCTATTTTGGAAAATTCGTCGATTTGATCAACTTTTTGACGAATCCAGGCATCATGAAAATAGCCCTGTGGCACGCATGTTCCGGCAAGGCTATCGTGAGCTTCAACTAAACGAACTTGGCTTAGAGCAAGCGTTAAGGAAAGCAGGACGACAAGAGCTCAAGCAGCTTGAATCGATGGTGCCTTTCTTGGCGACGGTTGGTTCCACTTCGCCCTTCATTGGGCTTTTAGGGACCGTTATTGGGATCATGGCTTCCTTTGAGCAAATCGGACTTCGAGGTTCCGCCAGCCTGGCTTCAGTAGCCCCTGGTATCTCGGAAGCTCTTATCGCTACGGCAGCAGGCCTTCTTGCAGCCATTCCGGCAGTGATGGCTTATAACCACTTTTCCAATCAAATTCGATCGATTGCAAGCGAGATGGATACCTTTTCAAACGACTTTATCAGCCTAGCTCGACATCATGCCTCGCGTCCCTAG
- a CDS encoding isoprenyl transferase: protein MPRVPSHVAIIMDGNGRWASQKGLPRLQGHKAGVDAATAIVRHCGELGIPYLTLFAFSSENWNRPFQEISGLMRILSNYLTKGADELIENGVRIKLIGNLARLPQALQKALRSICNRTALGSKLTLTLAISYGSRSEIVEATKSLAQDVSLGNLSIEDLTESLFEQRLETFGVPDPDLLIRTSGEMRISNFLLWQLSYAELYMTPVLWPDFTQKDFDLALQDYAKRHRRFGRSS, encoded by the coding sequence ATGCCTCGCGTCCCTAGTCATGTCGCGATTATCATGGACGGAAATGGACGCTGGGCCTCTCAAAAAGGCCTACCACGTCTGCAGGGCCACAAAGCAGGCGTTGATGCCGCTACGGCCATCGTCCGACATTGTGGCGAACTCGGTATTCCTTACTTAACGCTCTTTGCTTTTTCATCTGAAAATTGGAATCGTCCATTCCAAGAAATCAGTGGACTCATGCGCATATTGAGCAATTACCTGACTAAAGGCGCCGATGAATTGATTGAAAACGGCGTTCGCATCAAATTGATCGGCAATCTCGCAAGACTCCCTCAAGCGCTGCAAAAAGCGCTCCGATCGATTTGCAATCGAACCGCGCTGGGTTCAAAACTCACCCTGACCCTTGCCATTTCCTACGGATCCCGATCCGAAATTGTGGAAGCAACGAAAAGTTTGGCTCAAGATGTGTCTTTAGGCAATCTCTCGATTGAAGACTTAACAGAGTCCTTATTCGAACAGCGTCTCGAAACTTTTGGCGTACCGGATCCAGACTTACTGATCCGAACCAGTGGAGAAATGCGAATTTCAAATTTTCTTCTTTGGCAACTCTCGTACGCAGAGCTTTACATGACTCCTGTCTTATGGCCTGACTTCACTCAAAAAGACTTCGACCTGGCACTGCAAGACTACGCGAAGCGCCATCGGCGTTTTGGACGCTCCTCATGA
- a CDS encoding phosphatidate cytidylyltransferase — MNLLLRTATALFLLPVLLWAFYVGQAPLYGLLAVLLGFSLWEYACMLCGRLSHFQKWIGFLYIFSGIASLAMIREFAGFEWVLLAFIATWSNDTFAYFAGRAFGKHLMAPTISAKKTWEGFLGGALGTLSMPFLLHSFLPSLSSQQLFFASLPCVLLAPAGDLLESKVKRLCQVKDSSTLLPGHGGFLDRIDALLLTSPWILLYALSQ; from the coding sequence ATGAATCTACTCTTACGAACAGCAACTGCCCTCTTTCTATTGCCCGTCCTTCTTTGGGCCTTCTACGTGGGCCAAGCTCCCCTGTACGGACTCTTAGCTGTTCTTCTTGGCTTTAGCCTCTGGGAATACGCCTGCATGCTCTGTGGGCGACTTTCACATTTTCAAAAATGGATCGGATTTCTGTACATTTTTTCAGGTATCGCTTCTTTAGCGATGATTCGAGAATTTGCTGGATTTGAATGGGTCTTACTGGCGTTCATTGCCACCTGGTCGAACGATACTTTTGCGTATTTTGCAGGAAGAGCTTTCGGAAAGCATTTGATGGCTCCCACCATAAGCGCCAAAAAGACTTGGGAAGGCTTTTTAGGAGGGGCTTTAGGCACTTTGTCGATGCCCTTCTTGCTCCACTCTTTCCTACCCTCTTTATCAAGCCAGCAACTGTTCTTTGCTTCTCTACCGTGCGTGCTGTTGGCTCCGGCGGGTGATCTGCTTGAAAGTAAGGTGAAGCGACTTTGCCAAGTCAAAGATTCCAGTACCCTCCTGCCAGGCCATGGCGGATTTCTTGATCGCATTGATGCTTTATTGCTGACAAGCCCCTGGATTCTTCTCTATGCTTTGTCTCAATGA
- a CDS encoding winged helix DNA-binding domain-containing protein, producing the protein MNARTEKFSQKAIQLYHHRNLIHFNDQETLIEAISNMLGLCGANPIAFLSIHARRPNLRLNDLDEAIFTDRTLLRANVFRNSLSLVNSQDFGIYYRALHQPLKTSGLEKLAPFGILEADIERAEIRLQESNFGNSKTHEEIIDILYPNQSNHYSLDAQKLLIRKLCELGIIVRTFHKGWKGNDFSYALMKRWIPHLKLNTENQESARVQLIRKYIRCYGPVSKQDILWWTGLNINQVNRSLSNLKRELTVLSSEVNKEELWFLKDNLSLLASSQTTHSFPIFLPPWDPFTTGWANRKRTIKSEYSHFVYDQLGNASSCIVDQGRIVGVWQFRDSQEHIFEYHLFESYQELQHDCRYAAERYANQLARISGSKVALVYQRPLPEPLPKRPAGSFFWPVGKEPPFKTNNPELLQSPLERRIQNPPRKPYLHTLSHTI; encoded by the coding sequence ATGAATGCACGCACCGAAAAGTTCAGCCAAAAAGCCATTCAACTTTACCATCATAGAAATTTAATCCACTTTAACGATCAAGAGACTCTGATTGAAGCGATCAGCAACATGCTGGGACTGTGCGGCGCAAACCCCATTGCCTTTCTCTCGATCCATGCGCGTCGACCAAATTTGCGTCTCAATGATTTGGATGAAGCTATTTTTACAGATCGCACTTTGTTGCGAGCCAATGTCTTCCGAAATTCTTTATCCCTCGTGAACTCACAGGACTTTGGGATCTACTACCGTGCTTTGCATCAACCTCTGAAGACCAGTGGACTTGAAAAACTCGCTCCGTTCGGCATTCTTGAAGCCGATATCGAACGTGCCGAAATACGATTACAAGAGTCCAATTTCGGCAACTCTAAAACGCACGAAGAGATTATCGACATCTTATACCCGAACCAAAGTAACCATTACTCCCTGGATGCCCAGAAGCTCTTGATCCGTAAACTCTGCGAGTTAGGCATTATCGTACGAACTTTTCACAAAGGCTGGAAAGGCAATGATTTTTCATACGCTTTGATGAAGCGATGGATTCCTCATCTAAAGCTCAATACCGAAAACCAGGAGAGCGCTCGAGTTCAATTGATTCGTAAGTACATCCGTTGCTATGGACCTGTATCGAAACAAGATATTCTCTGGTGGACAGGGTTGAATATCAATCAAGTCAATCGTTCTCTCTCCAACCTCAAACGCGAACTCACGGTCTTATCTTCCGAGGTCAACAAGGAAGAATTATGGTTCCTAAAAGACAATCTTTCTCTGCTCGCCTCCAGCCAAACAACGCACAGCTTTCCCATTTTTCTTCCCCCCTGGGATCCTTTTACAACCGGATGGGCCAATCGAAAACGAACGATCAAAAGCGAATACTCTCATTTTGTTTATGATCAACTTGGCAATGCTTCGAGTTGCATTGTCGATCAAGGAAGAATCGTCGGGGTATGGCAGTTTCGAGACTCCCAAGAGCATATCTTCGAATATCACTTATTCGAAAGCTATCAAGAACTCCAACATGATTGTCGCTATGCCGCAGAACGATACGCCAACCAACTGGCTCGCATCTCTGGTTCCAAGGTAGCACTCGTCTATCAACGGCCACTTCCAGAACCCCTTCCGAAACGCCCTGCAGGCTCTTTCTTTTGGCCCGTAGGAAAAGAACCGCCTTTCAAAACCAACAACCCCGAATTACTCCAAAGTCCTCTTGAAAGGCGAATCCAGAACCCACCCCGAAAACCCTACCTCCATACTTTGAGCCACACGATATGA
- a CDS encoding YIP1 family protein, translated as MFKLLRSPSSYFETLSLSAPGNRFITQGFFFLWFGIFSEQATLYFLTRLAKTSPRILELISAQQFNLIQNENVLQLVLSPLIAFFGIYLFSSLLHVFLKIASANPTELDYDKTLNLVAVCQLPRLFSFIPLLGPAIAQIWVLMLMMKGIQKFYGIRYLHSIVCILMGVFFLKICWGSALQLIALSL; from the coding sequence ATGTTCAAGCTTCTTCGGTCTCCCTCTTCCTACTTCGAGACTTTATCGCTTTCCGCCCCAGGGAATCGCTTTATCACTCAAGGATTTTTCTTTCTATGGTTTGGCATTTTCAGCGAACAAGCCACTCTCTACTTTTTAACCCGTCTCGCAAAGACATCTCCACGGATTCTTGAATTAATATCCGCTCAACAATTCAATCTCATTCAGAATGAAAATGTGTTGCAGCTGGTCCTATCTCCTTTGATCGCTTTTTTCGGAATTTACCTGTTTTCGAGCCTTCTGCATGTGTTCCTCAAAATTGCTTCAGCAAATCCAACGGAGCTAGATTACGACAAGACCCTGAATCTAGTCGCTGTTTGCCAGCTTCCCAGGCTTTTTTCTTTTATTCCTTTGCTTGGCCCTGCTATCGCTCAAATCTGGGTTCTGATGTTAATGATGAAGGGTATCCAAAAATTTTACGGAATTCGTTACCTGCATTCGATCGTTTGCATCTTGATGGGAGTCTTTTTTCTGAAAATCTGTTGGGGTTCTGCTTTGCAGCTTATCGCACTTTCGTTGTAA